From the genome of Psychrilyobacter atlanticus DSM 19335, one region includes:
- a CDS encoding ankyrin repeat domain-containing protein: MKKILITIILGTLLISCSGLQKEKTIEVDKIEIPYSMVEQSIDLDDAMSLRLFLESGFDPNYINEGGETLLMKIVKNNSLKSLKEIISYGVDLETETPLKKRKNTTSYEATKRAIDFVKTKKSLDILVEAGADINYVDNLGEPLIIKFIKKRHNSYVEKLILEGADLNIADKEKWTPLMWTVVRKNKEIVKLLIENGADINLTDNRRNSAIYYAYDEDIIKMFLTKGLNIYYKNKDGENVLGEVYLRSISNSYYHAVEEIIKIGGDKNYSSYGDTPMGIARENKDEKMIELLLKMGVKEE, from the coding sequence ATGAAAAAAATATTGATAACTATAATACTGGGAACACTCCTAATATCCTGCAGTGGTCTGCAGAAAGAAAAAACTATAGAGGTAGACAAGATAGAGATACCATATTCCATGGTAGAACAGAGTATAGATCTGGATGACGCCATGAGTTTAAGATTATTTTTAGAGAGTGGATTTGACCCCAACTATATAAATGAAGGTGGAGAGACCCTTTTGATGAAGATAGTAAAAAATAACAGTCTTAAAAGTCTGAAGGAAATTATTTCCTATGGGGTAGATTTAGAGACGGAAACTCCTCTTAAAAAAAGAAAAAATACAACATCCTATGAAGCAACTAAAAGAGCTATAGATTTTGTAAAAACCAAGAAATCTCTGGATATCCTGGTAGAGGCAGGGGCAGATATAAATTATGTAGATAATTTAGGGGAACCTTTGATTATAAAATTTATTAAGAAAAGGCATAATAGCTATGTGGAAAAATTAATTTTAGAGGGAGCTGATCTGAACATAGCAGATAAAGAAAAGTGGACTCCATTGATGTGGACTGTTGTAAGAAAAAATAAGGAGATAGTAAAACTTCTCATAGAAAATGGAGCTGATATAAATTTAACAGATAACAGGAGAAATTCGGCTATATACTATGCATATGACGAGGACATTATTAAGATGTTTTTGACTAAAGGTCTGAATATATACTATAAAAATAAAGATGGAGAAAATGTATTGGGGGAGGTCTACCTTCGAAGTATATCCAACTCATATTACCATGCAGTGGAAGAGATAATAAAAATAGGCGGGGATAAAAATTATTCATCCTATGGGGATACACCTATGGGGATAGCCCGTGAAAATAAAGATGAAAAGATGATAGAATTATTGTTAAAGATGGGAGTGAAAGAAGAATAA
- the typA gene encoding translational GTPase TypA, whose amino-acid sequence MNIKNIAIIAHVDHGKTTLVDAMLRQSGVFGDREELVERAMDSNDIEKERGITILSKNASLDFGGYKINIVDTPGHADFGGEVQRILKMVDSVLLLVDAFEGVMPQTKYVLKQALEHGLNPIVVVNKIDRPNSTPEEVVDLVFDLFVELGANDHQLEFPVIFASAKNGFAKYEITDEDLNMQPLFETIVKHVKDPEGDPTAPVQMLVTNIAPDNYLGKLATGRIHNGVLNKNQEVTLIKRDGEMVNFKITRIFGAEGMNRIELDTAVCGDIVTVAGTEKFDIGETIADRTNPIALPLIDIDEPTLAMTFMVSTSPFVGREGKFVTSRNIWDRLSKEVEHNVSMKIERTESADAFIVKGRGELQLSILIENMRREGFELQVAKPQVIMRDIDGVKSEPIELAIIDVADEFTGVVIEKLGIRKGEMINMVQGTDGYTRLEFKVPARGLIGFRNEFMTETRGTGILNHSFFDYEPYKGEVPTRQRGVLISIEKGSTTAYSLGNVQSRGTLFANPGLEVYEGMIIGEHSRENDLTVNVTRGKQLTNMRASGTDAVTKLAPGREFTLEQALEYIADDELVEITPESIRMRKKFLTEGDRKRASRGTVR is encoded by the coding sequence GTGAACATAAAGAATATAGCTATTATAGCTCATGTAGACCACGGTAAAACAACATTAGTAGATGCAATGTTAAGACAATCAGGAGTATTCGGAGACAGAGAAGAACTTGTTGAAAGAGCGATGGACTCAAATGATATAGAAAAAGAGAGAGGAATCACAATCTTATCTAAGAATGCATCTCTTGATTTTGGAGGATACAAGATAAATATCGTAGATACTCCAGGCCATGCTGACTTTGGTGGAGAAGTACAAAGAATATTAAAGATGGTAGACTCAGTATTATTATTAGTAGACGCATTTGAAGGTGTAATGCCTCAAACTAAATATGTATTAAAGCAAGCGTTAGAGCATGGATTAAATCCAATTGTTGTAGTAAACAAGATCGACAGACCAAACTCTACTCCTGAAGAAGTAGTAGACCTAGTATTCGATCTATTTGTTGAATTAGGAGCAAACGATCACCAATTAGAATTCCCAGTAATATTTGCTTCAGCTAAAAATGGATTTGCAAAGTATGAGATCACAGATGAAGATTTAAACATGCAACCATTATTTGAAACAATAGTTAAACATGTAAAAGACCCTGAAGGAGATCCTACAGCTCCAGTGCAAATGTTAGTAACTAACATAGCTCCAGATAACTACTTAGGGAAATTAGCAACTGGAAGAATCCATAACGGTGTTTTAAATAAAAACCAAGAAGTAACTTTAATCAAAAGAGACGGAGAAATGGTAAATTTCAAAATCACTAGAATATTTGGTGCTGAAGGAATGAACAGAATAGAATTAGATACAGCAGTATGTGGAGATATCGTAACAGTTGCTGGAACAGAGAAATTTGATATTGGTGAAACAATAGCAGACAGAACTAACCCAATAGCATTACCATTAATCGATATAGATGAACCTACACTAGCTATGACATTCATGGTAAGTACTTCTCCATTCGTTGGAAGAGAAGGTAAATTTGTAACTTCTAGAAATATCTGGGATAGATTATCTAAAGAAGTAGAACATAATGTAAGTATGAAAATAGAAAGAACTGAATCTGCTGACGCTTTCATAGTAAAAGGTAGAGGAGAACTTCAATTATCTATATTAATAGAAAACATGAGAAGAGAAGGATTTGAATTACAAGTAGCTAAACCTCAAGTTATCATGAGAGATATCGACGGAGTAAAATCTGAACCTATCGAATTAGCTATAATTGACGTAGCAGACGAATTCACTGGTGTAGTAATCGAGAAGTTAGGAATCAGAAAAGGTGAAATGATCAACATGGTTCAAGGAACTGATGGATATACAAGATTAGAATTCAAAGTACCTGCAAGAGGACTTATCGGATTCAGAAATGAATTCATGACAGAAACTAGAGGAACAGGAATATTAAATCATTCATTCTTCGACTATGAGCCATATAAAGGTGAAGTACCAACTAGACAAAGAGGAGTATTAATCTCTATCGAGAAAGGTTCAACTACTGCATATTCTTTAGGAAATGTACAATCTAGAGGAACTTTATTTGCTAATCCTGGATTAGAAGTATATGAAGGAATGATCATTGGTGAACATTCTAGAGAAAATGACCTTACAGTTAATGTAACTAGAGGAAAGCAGCTTACAAACATGAGAGCTTCTGGAACAGATGCAGTTACGAAATTAGCTCCAGGTAGAGAGTTTACATTAGAGCAAGCATTAGAATATATTGCTGACGATGAGTTAGTAGAGATCACACCTGAAAGTATCAGAATGAGAAAGAAATTCTTAACAGAGGGTGACAGAAAGAGAGCTTCAAGAGGAACAGTTAGATAA